Proteins from a genomic interval of Falco rusticolus isolate bFalRus1 chromosome 7, bFalRus1.pri, whole genome shotgun sequence:
- the AP5M1 gene encoding AP-5 complex subunit mu-1, which produces MALRALWLLRHDPGTGGTVLFSRRYPTVEMRAETFNGSTHVPVPSDNAFLKALLFELRLIDDDIFVEHRDTCTQINHSSVYSVCTEGGDLWPVLAFQKSGLIYACLPLVEETLEPRPPLLTVRGLSQGLALLLGIVDYISPSRKNKAEMSAKIGQLRNLLIQACPLGTPLNTNIRSLNSSFDDIQEMPTDEHQPAWRSNTYKGKPQVNVCITEKVKCMQYDKRDVADVWQVYGAVNCKCDIEGSAPNVTLSLNLPTNGPPLQDIVVHHCVTSVDPAMLMSNSAEPLDDSVYSGPYKFPFIPPSDSFNLCYYTSQVPLPPILGRYQLIEEGSQLKITVNLKLHESIRNSFDYCEARIPFFNRGPIAQLEYKVSYGQLDLSQEKSLLVWVIGQKFPKSLEVSLTGTVSFGTAGKEHPTDYVCTGNTAYVKLYFRIPDFTLTGCYVDQHSVQIFVPGKPKVTASRKLISTDYYIWNSKAPAPMVYKPSLA; this is translated from the exons atggCCCTGCGGGCGCTGTGGCTCCTCAGGCACGATCCCGGCACCGGCGGCACCGTGCTCTTCTCCAG ACGTTACCCCACCGTTGAAATGCGCGCGGAGACCTTCAACGGGTCAACACATGTGCCTGTACCATCTGACAACGCTTTTCTTAAAGCCTTGCTTTTTGAACTGAGACTCATAGATGACGATATTTTTGTGGAGCACCGAGATACTTGTACTCAAATCAATCACTCATCAGTATATTCAGTTTGCACCGAAGGAGGAGATCTCTGGCCCGtgcttgcttttcagaagagtGGTCTGATATACGCGTGTCTTCCACTAGTTGAGGAGACCTTGGAGCCACGGCCACCCCTCCTCACCGTCCGTGGGCTCTCACAAGGACTGGCTCTTTTGTTAGGCATTGTGGACTACATCTCTCCAAGTCGGAAGAACAAAGCTGAGATGAGTGCAAAAATAGGCCAGCTTCGAAATTTGCTTATACAGGCCTGTCCACTTGGCACCCCCTTAAACACAAACATACGCAGCTTGAACAGCTCATTTGATGACATTCAGGAAATGCCCACAGATGAGCATCAGCCAGCCTGGAGATCCAACACATATAAAGGCAAACCTCAGGTTAATGTCTGTATCACTGAAAAAGTCAAGTGTATGCAGTATGACAAAAGAGATGTTGCGGACGTGTGGCAAGTTTATGGAGCTGTAAATTGCAAG TGTGACATAGAGGGATCTGCACCAAATGTAACCCTCAGTTTGAATCTCCCGACTAACGGTCCTCCGCTCCAAGATATCGTGGTCCATCATTGTGTGACTTCTGTTGACCCTGCCATGCTGATGTCCAATAGTGCTGAGCCACTGGATGATTCTGTGTATAGTGGACCTTACAAATTTCCTTTCATTCCTCCTTCAGATTCCTTCAACTTGTGTTACTACACTTCCCAG GTTCCTCTTCCACCAATTCTGGGACGTTATCAACTCATTGAAGAGGGAtcacagttaaaaataacagtgaaCTTAAAGCTTCATGAAAGCATAAGGAATTCTTTTGACTACTGCGAAGCTCGTATCCCTTTTTTCAACAG GGGCCCAATTGCTCAATTAGAGTACAAAGTTAGTTATGGCCAGCTGGATTTGTCACAAGAGAAGAGCCTGCTGGTTTGGGTCATTG GACAGAAGTTCCCTAAATCTTTGGAAGTTTCCCTGACTGGAACTGTGTCTTTTGGCACTGCAGGCAAAGAGCACCCAACTGATTATGTTTGCACTGGGAACACTGCTTATGTAAAA CTGTATTTTAGGATCCCAGACTTTACACTTACTGGATGTTATGTAGACCAGCATTCTGTTCAGATCTTTGTACCAGGAAAACCCAAAGTTACTGCAT ccCGGAAACTCATTTCTACCGATTATTACATCTGGAATTCCAAAGCACCAGCACCTATGGTCTATAAACCCTCACTTGCCTAA